TGATGCTGGTTCAAATTGGTTAAAATTCACGAGTTGATTTAAGGAATGGTAGCGTACGTGGGTTATCTTCTACTGAATGCGATACAAGCAAGGGTAGTAACCGCTGCTATTACAACTACAACACCAACAGCCTTCCAGCCTGGTTCTTCTAGCTGATAGTAAAGAGCAGATGCCTATAGATAAAGCAAATTTATAACATCTTTAGTGAAAGATCTTTCTTTTTCCCCTTGCGGGATCATTTAAGTATTataaactattattattattttatcatgcAATAATCTTGActgaaatattgtcatttacCATGTTTCTAAGACTGAAAggtagtctgtattcagatgcagattatattttgtcgtattcctaaaacaccttctgaaatatatttaaatactagttgtatgcaaatacataacctataacatacaatctatAATAGACAGCATGTACACTGCACATACAGAATGCACGCTACTCATCGAGGAATTggacacataaaatataatctagcATCTGTACTACATTGTATCTCCTCAAACGCCCCAAAGTGGATAACCAGGCATTTGAGTTAGTTGTTCCATAAGAGGgcactcatgaatattcatagaaatgaaagtctGGTAGGTAAGAATAGTTatcttgacttcatggaacgtCCAACGCACACCATGTTATGTTTAAAGCTATTAATTAAAGCGAcgatagtattaaagataaattacaaagtcaagactgttgacagtctaacTGAAAGGTACAAGGTGTTAGATAGTGAGATTACACGTAAATGTATGACAACTCTCTCGGCTAGTTTGACAGGTAAGACTGTGGCCGTGAAACTGTGACAAGTCTTTCGGCTGCAAATGATACACTTGACAACAAATTAAGACTATAAAGTGTACTTACCCAGCCTCCTTGTTGTGCTATCCATGCAGAAATTCTTTCACCAATGATAAACTTGACTACAAATGTAACTACTTTATTGAAGAAACCTCTAAATCCTTTTTGTATAACATCCATGGCTATTCTGTACCCAAACATTAACAAGGCTACGATTCGTCCCCAGTTCAAACCATCCGTAAATATTCTGTACAAAGACAAGACAAAGTACTGCAGCAAATAAGTTatcttaaaataaaattaacttTGTGTTGTAGATTTCACAATAACAATTCTGTATAAAGGAGATAAATCAAAGTACTGCATCAATTatcttaaaataaattaaattaacttTGTGTTGTAGATTTCACAATAACAATTCTGTATAGAGGAGATAAATCAAAGTACTGCAGCAATTAAGTTatcttaaaataaattaaattaacttTGTGTTGTAGATTTAATAATGACAATTCTGTATAGAGGATATAAGACAAAGTACTGAAGCAATTAAGTTATCTTAAAAAAGAGTAAGTTTGTGTTGTAGATTTCACAATGACAATTCTGTATAGAGGAGATAAATCAAAGTACTGCAGCAATTAAGTTCTCTTAAACAGAGTAAGTTTGTGTTGTAGATTTCAATGACAATTCTGTATAGAGGATATAAGACAAAGTACTGCAGCAATTAAGTTATCTTGCATGCATAGAACTACACTAGATGTGTAGATGTACACATCATGAAATAGCATAGACATGATGAAAACAATATTGAGGGTGTGAACAATACTGGTGTTAAATCAAGTTTATGTCATCCTACATATGCAGAGTAGTACAGTTTAGTCACATTGAAGTGATTTGATGGATCAGGAAGTACAACAtcaagactacatgtacagtggatttcaaaataccgttcaGATTTTCTATTTGATAAAACCACACAGAAATTAATAAGAAACTTGACATGCGAGAGTTTGAAAAAATACAGCGTCAGCGATTGTAAGGGCAACATGGACACTTTCAAGATCTGGGAGTCACTGTTTGGACAAAAATGATTCCCAAATTTCCATTTTTATCAactctgtatatattttaacaGAAATCATGGTATAAACATTTAGAAAACCATCTTTGTCAGGAGATAAATCCAAATACTCCTAACAAGAGTTGCCACCATGTGATTTACTACAGAGGTCATGTTGTGGGTCAGCTCTCCATGCACCCATATTGTAACAATCATTGACGTTGTATTTTCCCAGACTCTGCTGGGGTGGAGCCCTCAACGGtgagaatctgggtaaccaagactaggcTAGAGGGTGAGTTAGGGTCTGGGTTAGAGGTCAAGTGTTTAGGTTAGACGGCAAGGCCATGAGTATAATGGCAACTTTTCACTTGCctaaatgtatacaaaacaaaaatatggaaaactCTTTCGGCTTTTATATTGGCTGCAAAAATGTACATTGAGAAAATGAGACTGAAAGTTTTAATATAACCAGGTACCTACTTTCTGGCAATATTTGCAAAATGTTCATACGCTGTTGATGGTGTGACATCTAACGCTCGTATCATCGTACGAAATTCACCCGCATAGCGAGCATTGATGTCATCTCCTATCTGTGCTAGCCTCCTACCAACTTGAGCTGTAGGACTGATTGGAgtaaagaaaaaacaacaataatatagATTGTTAATGAGTATAGAATTTACACACAATATTGAGACACTTTCTTTCGGATAACAAAGTAGACAAATAGACATGGAACTCAAGAATAACTTTCTGACTGGCTAACTCTTCTAATACTGGGTAAAAAAAACGTGTTAACACAGACCAGGCACTAAAACTGCATCAGTATCTGGCTACCCTACCTTACTTAGAAGGACCACAATGCATCAATGCTGTaattatttcagctatcctaaccgcaattttgatttttttcatattttcgcTCTTCTCCAAGAAGGATCAAAAGGATGAGCGAAAATTCTATAATTCAAAATAGCATTTAGGATGGTTGAAATAGGGTAACGTTACAGTGTGTTAGTcattcaagactacaggtaggctagtatcagactagctcagtgctaaatACAGGGTCAACATAGTGTTAAGAGTGTGTGCCCCTTCAgctaatacatgtatcacatgaCATGGACGTACAGCTATGGTGGGTGTTTCCCTAAATTCATCTAATTTCTACAAGAAGATACTatgcaatgaaaataaaatttgtgcACATGCAATGCTTGTTGTTCCCTGAATTTCTGGAAAAAgggtaaaaatatacattttttattaaaaataaaatctgaGTTTCTCACCTCAAAGGATTGGTAGTAAACCCTTGTAATTCTGGCACTGATGGTGTCTCACTGTCTGCCTGGAATTCTTGCTGAAACCTTTGGAACATAAAATTTCTGACGATACCCTCTGCTTGTTCTTGAACATTTTCTTCCGTATCTGGAGGCAGCTCTGTTTGGTTCTCTGTTCTAGTGAAGGTAGGCCTGTTACTGGCCATCTTGTGATATCTcttggttactatggtaactgaAAGAAGAAACATGAAAGAGTTCATTAAAATTACAGTGCACTTAATATCAATTAACATGCTTTTCTTGTTTTACTCTTCCTGAAACTGTTTACTGTATTTTGATCTGATTTGAGATTGAATGTTCATAGACTCTGGGTTCAAAGTATATaaaaatttctactcagagtcaaaatattttggaagCAAATTCCCTTCTACAACATATCGCAAGAAAGTTTTCAAGAAATTATTTCTACCAAGTGCAATAAACATTCTTAATTCAGGTTCATAGTCAAATGGTATTTTAGAATTAACATAACATCCTATTGTGCTGAATTTTACTGTCATTTACATTCTGTTCTGTTCTTTGTTACCtatatgtatatcagtgttttagtcttcagttgtctatattttgtgtgtaaattgtatttttgtctcTTTGGGGTGAAGCTAAAGAGAAATTTCCAATGAGGACGATAAAGTTATATTGATTTGAACTAAATTTAGGTGAATGTACACGCATGATTTCTTTTTCAGTTTCACAGAAaagatttcaaattcaatttttccAAACTCACCTTATTGAGGTAATTTCCTCTACTGCACCGGAGACAGAAAacaaagagagaaagaaagatgaaaattaaacaaaaaagaaattacCACACACCACCAATCCAGTACTATTCTAAAACAGctttcagttttgttttctaGTCAGGAATGTTGTTTGCCAAATATTTCTGGTGATGACAAATTTTTTGAATGCTTCCATTACATCAATCCTATTTTAATAATAGCATGTtctaacatgtacatgatgatgatgtcatctcATTTGTTTATAgcatgacctctgacctgcaTTGTGTGGTTGCAAGCTAGAAGCAGTAGTATCACTATCACCTTCATTTGGCATAAACATGattctagagaacattacaATGCATACAATTGCAATTaagcaatatacaatgtatcaagatcagtgagcctaatcacaatgtatcaagatcagtgagcctgatcacaaggtttcaagatcagtgagcctgatcacaaggtttcatgttgttATCTAACATAAACACAAAAAACATTCCTTACaaagtgtctgctctgtatttttttttaatgataacataaacaaaaaacaaatgtatTCCACCTTTTGTTGCATTAACAGGCTACATCATGTACACCTTGCATGTCATGacccctgacctttgacctgcctAATTGAAATCTCTACCACCATTATACTTAAGCATTAATTTCATAAATACAtttaacatacacatacatgtacatcatgtacaccTTGCATGTCATGacccctgacctttgacctgcatGGCTCTACCATTATAGTAATACATTCTTGAAGCACTAATTTCATAAACAGcacacattgtacatacatatacaattcaACTAGAATTTCAAGAATACATAATTCTCCCTCTTTACTTGTACATACTATCAATTATAATCTCGTTCTAATGTAGAGTCACACAGACAAGTTTCAcggaaaatctagctaaatctgctgctggggaaaggatgaacagtgcatgtcagtaatAGTAATCTCAGGCTCACACACTGATGGTGGTTGTAGTTGGTTActtgttcagtttactacaatcTCGACCTCAAGTTTGAATGTAACGTAAGTGATGTGAGGACGCGATAacgtcatcacatttatataaaTGCTTCAATAGCCttaacaacatgtacatgtatcactgttgGCAGTAAAAACAGAATTTTGAGCTGGAGAAATCAATTTGCTTGACTATACAGTGGAGATAATCATAAAACGTACAGGACTAGACTAAgctaatttttttcttttctagTTCTGGTGACGAGAAGCGTTaatcattacaataataataataactgtattgccACATATAAGCACAAAAGCTTATAACAGAAATTGGTGTAGTTTCGAAGATAAAAGACAAGTTAAAAGAAAACGACAGACATTGGTGTAGTTTCGCAGATAAAAGACAAGTTAAAAGAAAACCACAGACATTGGTGTAGTTTCGCAGATAAAAGACAAGTTAAAAGAAAACCACATAAAACAGGTAAGAATGTAAACTGAGATAAAATACAATGGTTGACATGAATTAAAAGCAGTGACATAATATGATCTACTAATAAATATATGGTAAACTAAAGAATTAAAACATGATGCTCTGTTTAGTGTGCGTACGGCCGTGGGGTAAAAACTGTCACAGAAACGATTTGTCCATTATTTCAATTATTCTATACTGTAACCCTGAAGGCAGTAATTCAAACATATTGTGTGCAGAGTGAAATTTGCGGTTGATTATCACTGTTATAGCGGTTGATTATTACTGTGAAATTCATCTTATTGTCACAATTATTCACCAGTGACAATAAGAATTGGACATGAATCAACATGATACAGCTTCATTTGTATTATTGTTCATAAACTTGAGGACAGGTTCAAAAGTGCAAAAACACAATGTACCGGTACTTGTACGTCACCACTGAACTTGACACTATAAAAATGACCTCAGttctttgtttttttagaaaaataataattttattttgaagagtgaagaaagaaatattgacatgtttttCTCTTCTTTTCTGTTCCcggatataaatatataaactgacATTGAACTATACATAAACAAAATTTTGGTCCATATCAATATAGTGCATGACTGGAAGCAAACAAGCACTCAAATATACCCAAGTAACACAGGTATAAAACGCAATGACACTCAACTgacatcatttcatttttgttgtaatACTCTGGCAATCGCAATTTGGTTTacaaaaatagacacaaactaaaactattgacAGTATTGTTGTTTGACGTGATAGATTgcacaagtgggtgataacCATATCTCTATAATCACCCTGTTATCAGGATACAacgtaaacattggaagtcctcAAAAATGCACTCTATAGCATAATAAACACACTCTGTAACATCATAAAAGCACTCTGCAATATCATATAAATGCACTTTGTAACGTCATGGTCATCACGAATGCCAAGTTACTGTGAGTACAACTTAACCAACACTATACAAAAGTTTACACATATACCAACAATAGTTTGAGTTTGAGTATTCTAGTAAACCGAAACTTAGATTGCCAGAATAGTATTTTTATCAGCTTGTGCCATTTAATATATTTGCCTTATATACATATGAAGTATTTTTGACATGTGATGACTAGGTAACACTTCTTGTTACAGAACAAAAGTAATAAAGTATTATCTCTACAGTTGTATACATATAACTTTGctgcaattgatataaaatCTGGTTGGTTTATTACTTGGATGGGAACGAAGCAAAATTTAACACAACacgttgttaaaatattaatctTATAGACTGGGAAAGATTTATTcaagctgttgttgttgttgttgttattgttgacaTCTATAAATATAAGTTGGACGATTTGAGCAGCTTGCGAATGATTTTTTTGCTGAAAGATTTTGCTATATTTCTTAAACGCTAATTTATTTTTAAGATTTGATGGCAATAACAACAAATTCAACATTACATTTTGCTGCCAAATATTAAATCAACCCTTTACTGACTTGGTTTCAGTAAATCTATGAAATTACACCTTAAATATGGGATATCGGATTTGAAAGGGTTAAAAACATGTCCATCAAGGACTTTGGAAGGCTGGTGACATCATTAATTAAAGCCTGCCCTCTATGGTCAAATTATGACATTAAGCTTTCTGTGGACAATAATGTCACAGGTGACAAGACAATGTTTCAAACATAGTACAAACGATTTTTCCACTCAAAAGTTACGAGATGGCAGATGTACATTTGTTAACTCAAAAGGGATATCTTCAAATATCGAATGTATAgcaaattgaatattttattaaatgtacatgcaaTTTTTTCTGGCCAACATGGAAAAACCAAATTTTTAGTGACATTCTGTCATTgcataaaatcaattttgattgaccagcagtaaaaaaaaacaaaaacaagatataaaaacttgacaaaaaaaaaaaaaataaattctaccTTAAAGTTGATTGTATTTCATTACTTATtcgtaaaaaaaaagtcactatTTTTGATTTGAGAATCTATGAATGGAAAATTCTAGCACccaaaattatacatattacaGATTCATCCAATGTATgagaaatatgaagaaaaagaaacatTCCACATTTATGATGTTACAGAAGAACTTTCTCTTGACATTgagcttatttttttttttttatttttttttttttacaaaacatcTTTTATTCTATATAATTGAATACAGAAATGTGTTACCAAggttacatgtagtttattacatgtataaaaagcAAAGCAAAACTTCCACTCAAATATTGAGGAGATTGTTAgctttcaaaatatgtatagtttattgtacattaaatttcaaatacGCAAATGAAATACTACATTCTATGATTGCAATTTTGGGTGGTAAAATACCTTAAATGAGATTTTGAATACAAAATGGTAATTATTAAGGTTAGAAGTCACTTTTGACATATTCtgtggtatattttttttattttctatatatttCCGTTACCCACTTTTTTTTAAGAGaagaaaattgtaaattttagtcaaaattttcaaaatttggccACTTCGTAAAATTTGCAACTTTATATGCTTTTCAAATAGTATGTGTAACTTTTTGACAAGTGCCAAATAAATGCACAGGTTTTGTCCAATACCACATGACACACCTTCCAACAGGACAAAGAGGAAATAAAACTACTGTAAAATTGAACACCGACATTGTTGACATTTGTAGCAATATTCATATTCCTagtccaattttttttcaaattggaAAACAAAAGTTGTTAAAAACTGGcataatttcaatatatttatacaaatcCCACCTTTTTTTCCACTAATTTGAAAGATTTTACcacttttttacaaaaaaatatgttttctttgtttcctACCTTGTGTCAGGAGAGCCTGTACCTGTGGTGTATCCCTGTACCAACTTCCCTTTTTCTGTTTACAATATTTGGTCTCTTCACCTTTTATACTGGCGGAGCAAAAGACAGTAATAATCATAATCAGTTGAAAATGTCCTCTTTGAAAGGGTTAATCCATTTCCTCATTCAGGGGGGTTGGCTCCCCTTTTGTTACAAGTTATAACTGAAATGCTTTCTTCATGAATCATTTTCCTTATTTAGGTAAAGTTTCCATATTTGGAAATAATGGGTGGAGAATtctactaatttgcatatcattattcCTAATATGGAAAATGTTCCATATTTCTTTACTGCTATTGGCTTTTGGGTATTTGAGTGACAGACTTTATTTTGGCTACTGATTTCATTGATAAATCAGGTGTGAATTCACAACAACGGACAAAAACACA
The Glandiceps talaboti chromosome 23, keGlaTala1.1, whole genome shotgun sequence genome window above contains:
- the LOC144452829 gene encoding bcl-2 homologous antagonist/killer-like — its product is MASNRPTFTRTENQTELPPDTEENVQEQAEGIVRNFMFQRFQQEFQADSETPSVPELQGFTTNPLSPTAQVGRRLAQIGDDINARYAGEFRTMIRALDVTPSTAYEHFANIARKIFTDGLNWGRIVALLMFGYRIAMDVIQKGFRGFFNKVVTFVVKFIIGERISAWIAQQGGWASALYYQLEEPGWKAVGVVVVIAAVTTLACIAFSRR